TGGAACGGGTCGCCCTCGCCCATGCGGCACTCGGGCAGCGTGGAGCCTAGGCGCACCGCATCGAAGACGTCGCGGCGCGTGCGAAAGAAGCCCATTCCCGCGTAGAGGATGGGCGCGAGCCCCCCGCCCTCGCCGAACACGAGCTCCTTCGTGCCCGGGTGCACGTGGCAGGCGAGCTCGGGCACGCCGCGCTTCGCGTAGATGCCGCAGACGAGGCTCGTGTCGGCCGCGAGGAGCCGCTCGACGTCGTCGGCCTCGAAGCCGATGTCCGAGTCGATCCAGAAGAGCTCTTCGAACCCGTCCCGAAGCGCGACGCTCGCGGCCGTGGAGCGCGCGACGTCGAGGGCGGCGGTGCTCGGGAAGGCGCGCACCGCGTAGCCCCTCCGCGCGAGATCGGTGAGGCCACGCTCGCACTCGGGCTCGATCGCGCGCCCCACCGGCACGAGGACCACGGTGCCGGCGACGCTCATCGGCAGAGGACGGCGCGCTCGATCGAGACGTAGCAACCGTTCTTGACCGTGACGCTGCCCGAGCCGCTCACGTTCTGCGGGGCCATGGGTACCGCGATCGTCGTCGAGCCGCTCGCGCTCCCGCGGATGTACGTGACCGAGCCGCAGTAGCGGTTGTCGGCCTTGGGATCCCCTTCGGGCGCGTAGCCGATCCGGCAGCCCTGGTAGTCGCCGCGGGAGGTGTTCATCTCCTCGACGCCGTTGCAGTCGTAGTCGTACGAGATGGTGCCGTTCACGCGCGTGTAGCCCGTGGCGAAGAACTCGGTCTGCCCCGGGCGGACGTTGCGGTCGGAGTCGTTGCAGTCGCCCCCTTTGGTGACCCGGCCCATCGGCACTTTCCCGGGGCACACGGCCTCGTCTTTCGCCCCGCCGAAGCCGTCGCCATCGCCGTCGACCCAGGTGGGCACGAGCGCTTCGCACCCGTTCGCGGCGTTGCCGTCGCAGTCGCCGTAGCCCTCGGCGCAGCGCTTCGAGCACGTGCCCCCGGAGCAGGTGGCGACGAGGTTCGGAGCGCCGACACACGGAGCGTTGCACGCGCCGCAGTGCGAGAGGCTCGTCGCGAGCGTCACGCACGAGCCTCCGCATTGGGCCTGGCCGGCAGGGCACGAGGCGACGCACGTGGGTGCGCCTCCGGGCACCACCGCGCAGAGGGGCAATGCGCCGCCGCACTCGCGGCGTGTGTCGCAGTCGGCCCCGCAGTTCTTCGGGTCGAGCAGATCGACCTCGCAGCCGTTCGCGCGGGCGCGGTCACAGTCGGCGCTGGCACCGGCGCACTTGAGGCCGCACGTCCCGTCTTGGCGGCAGATGGCCCCCGCGGCGTTCGCCGGGACCTCGCACGGCTCGCACCCGCTGCGGCAGCCCGTCTTCGGATCGAGCTCCGCGATGCACGCGCTCTGGCAAAGCTTCTCGCCCGAGGGGCACGTCTTGGCGGCGGCCTCGACGTTCGCGTCGGTCGCCGGGAGCGGCGCGGCGTCGATCGGAGGCTCGATGGGCCCTGCGTCGACGACCTCGGTGCCCCCTTGCAGGCCTTCGAGCGAGGCACACGCGAGCACGGCCACGGGGGCAGCGACTCCGAGAGCGGCGAGGAGGCGAGGATTTCCCACGATCTCTAGCGTGCTCCGTACACGAGGGGCTCGTCAACGCCTCGAGCCTCGCATTTGCGTCTCGAGGCTCGCATTGTCGTACCCTCCCGCACATACGCGGCGCGTCATCCCGCACCGAGCTCTTCCGTCCGCAGGGAGCGCGGGTCGGACGGGGCCGGCGACGGTGCGCGCGCCCGTGATAGCGTAGAAAGTATGGGTCTTCGCCCGCTCTCGCTCGCGGCCCTCCTCGTGGTGCTCACGGCCTCCGGAGCGTCGCTCGCCGACACCAAGGCCGAGTGCCTCGACGCGTCGGCGAAGGCGCAGCAGCTGAAGCTCGACGGAAAGCTTCGAGCCGCGCGCGACGCGTTCCTCCGGTGCAGCCGCGACGAGTGCCCGGCCGTCGTTCGTCAAGACTGCGACACGTGGCTCGGCGAGGTGACGGCCGGCTTGCCCACGGTGGTCGTCACGGCGCGCGACGACGCGGGCCACGACCTCTTCGACGTGAGCGTCTCGGTCGACGGCGAGGCCTTCGCCGAGCACCCCGACGGAAAATCGCGCGCGGTGGACCCGGGAGAACGAAGCTTCGTGTTCACCCGCGGCGACATCAAGAAGACCGTGCGGGTCGCCATTCGCCAAGGCGAGAAAGACCGCATCGTCGAGGCGATTTTCCCTGCGCCGAAGCCCGCCCCCGGCGCCGAGAAGCCCGAGACGAAGCCCGAGGAAAAGCCCGCACCACCCAAGCCGAGCGGCACACAGGAGAGCTCGGGGGGCACGCGTAGGGGCGTCGGCATCGGCCTCGTCTCGGTGGGTGCGATCGGCGTGGGCACGTCCATCGCGCTCTTCTTGGCCGCGAACGGGGAGGTGTTCGACCTCCGTGACACGTGCGGCGTCTCGCGGACCTGCACCGACGATCAACTCTCGTCCGTGACGACCCTGCGCACCATCGGGGGCATCGCCATGGGCGTCTCGGCCGCCGCGCTCGTGGCCGGCGCCGTCGTGCTCCTCACGTCGCCGAGCGCGCCTCGTACCTCCCAAGCCGGGCTCCGCGTCTTTGCCTCCCCCACCCCGGGCGGCGCGGCCGGCGGCTTCGTGTTTCGCTACTGACGGACGACGGACGTACGCGCCCACGCAGGGCCGTCTCGGACCTCGGCAGCGCCGCGCGGTCGGGGTACGCTCGCGCCATGTCGCAAGGTCCACCGAACGGTGCGGTCACGATCACGCTGGACGTCCAGTGGGGCGAGATGGATGCGCTCGGGCACGTGAACAATACACGCTATTTCGCCTGGTTCGAGTCGGCCCGCATCGCCCTCTTCGAGCGCGTCGGGGTCGTCACGCGAGGGCCCTCGACCGTCGGGCCCATCCTGGCGACCACCACGTGCGACTTCCTCGCTCCTGTGGTCTTCCCGGCAAGGCTCGTCGTCTCGGCGCGCGTCACGAAGGTAGGAGAGACGAGCCTCGGCATGGCGTACGACGTCACGTGTGCCACGACCGGCAAGGCCTACGCCCGTGGCTCCTCGGTCGCCGTGCTGATCGACCACACGACACACGAGAAGGTGCGCGTCCCCGAGGCCGTGCGCGCGGCGATCGCCGAGCTCGGCCCGACGTGACGGATCGGCCACTTTCCCGCTACTCCGGCGTACCCACGACCCACGTGACCCACGCGGGGCGGTAGGGCGCGCGGGTTCGCCCCACCGTGAACGTGTAGCCCGGCCTCGCCGCTCGCGAGGTGAGCTCGCGGAGCTCCTGGACCGAGTACGAACGCAGGCACGACGCGAAGCCATCCCAGCCGATGAGCGCCGGCAAGACCGGGAGCGCGTACGTGAGCGCGAGGGCCTCGAGCCTGCGCGGCTTCACGAACGGCATGAGGCCGAGCACCGCGAGCGGCACCCCTGCGGCGATGACCGCGCCTTGAAGGCTCCGCTCGACGAGCTCGAACACACAGAGGGGCTGGCGCTTCTCGGCCGCGTCGGTGAAGACCGCCTCGGCGACGGCGGGTGGGAGGTGATGGAGCGCGTTGAAGATCGTGCGCACGCCGGAGAGCGCCTCCGGGACCTCGGTGGCCGACACGGGCGCACGTTCCCCGCGAACGATGCCGGGTGCCTCGGCCTCCGCTTGGGAGAACGCCGCGTCGTTCGGGTAGAGGTCGGTCAGGGTGACACGCGGCGCGAGGCCACCTCGCACGAGACGGCGCGCGAGGCCGAGGACGGGGCCGCCACCTCCCGCGCAGAGATCGACGATGTTCGACGTAGCCCCCGCGCGCATGGCCGAGGCCACGATCGGGGCCGCCACGTCCGGCATGCCCACGACCTCGGACGCGACCCGAAGGAACCCGGTCATCGGA
The DNA window shown above is from Myxococcales bacterium and carries:
- a CDS encoding acyl-CoA thioesterase → MSQGPPNGAVTITLDVQWGEMDALGHVNNTRYFAWFESARIALFERVGVVTRGPSTVGPILATTTCDFLAPVVFPARLVVSARVTKVGETSLGMAYDVTCATTGKAYARGSSVAVLIDHTTHEKVRVPEAVRAAIAELGPT